The DNA segment TTGGTGTTCAGGTAAAACTGAAAATCTATAATTCCTATAAGCATtaataaatacttttaaaattactGAACGTCATGTTATATATTTGTAGGGATTTCGATGGGCAATAGATAACGATAAGTGGCAGGCTCGAGTTGACAGTATAAAGGCTGTATTTGAAGGTAACTTGTGCCAAGATTCTTCGAAAAGGGAATTTGATAACTTTTGGTTTTACCGATTTATGTTCATTCTGGGAGGGTTATCTTTTATCCATCTCGAGACTGCATGCAGCCATCTTAACTCTATTTATGTACTTAAAATTTCATGCTAACAAACTTGTAGTTCTACTGGACCTTCTGAAGTACAACACATGGAGAAATGGAAAATTGTTCTTGCAACAATAATAACTTTGTACATAAATGATTTCATGTAGTAGATTTATACCGGTTCATTGGATTAGGAGTGACACTTTATATCTCCTAACTGAAATTGGTTACTTTGGCTTCATTTCAGTGAGAAACTTGGTTTTTGTTTCTCTGATGTTCTAAAATAAGTTTTTGTTGCAGAAGCAAGGACTGATTTAGGCAAGAATGAAATTGATAAAGAAGTGGTGGAGAAGGTCAGTTATGTTTATACCTGCTCATTACTGGCATATTTCAAGTAACTTGCTACTTACCAATtaccacactttttttttttaaaatggagcATTAACGTTCCTTGATGACTTCAGTTTTATTTCACAGTTGTCAGTATCATTTTAGGATGAGTGagttttatttttactttggtttttaaatggatattctaaattttttagcACATCATTTCATTGTTTAGTCActttgtgaaaaagaagataACTCACATGCACACCAAGTTAAAAATGCTTAATCTTTGGGAGAGTTGAAGTTAAACGGAGATGCACTTAAATGGCGCATAGGATATAATGATTCAGTTCTGCTAGCAGACTCTGCATTCCGACTCATTTTCATACGTTTCAGCTTTTACAAGCCGAATTAAGTGTGCTTCTTTTATGCTCACCGTTTGTGGTTCTACTTCTCTGAATAGGTTTGGGATAGGATTGCTCCTGGTCTAGCCTCTCAGTTCGATGCACCTAACACGGTGCCGGCTATTGCACCTCGCCCTTTGTTAATTGTAAATGGTATAATGCTTTAGATTTATATTTCACTGTAATTGAATTGTTTTAGAAGTTTACCTGTATggttaaaaacttttttttatggGATTTAACAACATATAGGAGCTGAAGATCCCCGTTGCCCTCTTGAAGGCTTAGAAATTCCCAAGACAAGGGCATACAAGGCTTATGGAGATGCCCATTCAGACAAGTTTAAGGTATGGGATTGCTGCTGAATGATTATAAAAGTCAACAAAATCTATTTTTATGTGTTTACCGATGAGGTTCAAAAGCTATGATTTCTATGCAAGTAACAAACTTTTGCATGGGAAACCCGTAGAAATCTCATTCATTGACATTCACAATGTGCTAGTCAAATAGTGCAGGAATTAGATCTGATATATCAACCTAAACACAAACTCGATCCTATCAACCTGAGCTTAAACCCAAACTTGAAATACACCACCTGAGATGACCATCTGGAAAACTAAGATTCGGACCTAATACAAACATTCTGATGACTTGATTCGGATTTGACCTGATAAGATCCCAACATAAAATGAAATgactcaaaaattttaaatttcttattgGCTCTCTGCCATCCGATTGAGAGATCTAGAAGAAGTATAAATATTACATGTGCATAAGCATTGGTGCGATATTATCTGTTCAATCATGTTTGGCATATTGTAATGCTTGCTTTATTATTTAATGAGGCTTCATTACATGCatttatcatatatgtatatgttttacGTCCTGACCGAACCGTGTCTGCAGCTTGTGGCTGAACCTGGAATAGGGCACCAAATGACACCATTAATGGTGAAAGAAGCGAGTGATTGGTTTGATCAGTTCCTCAAATAATAATTCTAAGGGCCTCTGTCTATGTTTTTATTGTTTGTAGATGTAATGTATTTCCTAATATGTATGTTTCATCATGAATGATTTGATGAGCTCAGAGATCAAATCTCTTAATGTACTTATAATTCTTAATAAGAAGAAAATAATTCCCTTCTTTTGATGACTTTGTTGTAATTTCTCTATGTTTTCCTCAACTTAGAGTTGATAAATGattgaaatataattattatttataggaAATGTTACaatcttattactattttaagTTATCAAAGCATTAGTACAATATCAATGATGtctatttgttaatttaatttaattaaatcatattaataTCCGTATTAATCATGTTCTTCtattaacttaattattattttggacattaaatattatcaaattttacatGTGTATTTATTATATGGGTATCCCTTTTCTCGATAAATTGCAGTCttaattaactttaaaatatCGATGTCACCTTATTTATTTGGTAGGAAAAAGAGCAACCATGTGACATGATAATGTTATTTATTAGTATTAATAAATGTTCAAAGTATGTGGGTATTAAAAATTTTGCCCAAAAATAATAGTCATCACGTTTGGTTTtctgtttaaataaaaaaaaatcaactacaTATGATCACCCAAGCTTTTATTTTaggcaaaaaaaaaacctttgcaAAATAGGCACTAAAATTATATAGTGTATTCATTTTGGTCACTTCAATTAAAATGAGAAACGAAAATCACATGaaatttagtataaaattttgatatttttcacTTAAGAATAAAATTTTCAGTTAGAATTTATACATATAACTAAACCAATATCATTTTAGTCACtgctttcttttatttataaatgaaGAATCctaaaaattggtaaaatttttctttgCTTATTCCCGTACTTTTCAGGTGCAGTAGTGCCGCGACAATGATGAGAAGAAACTGTGAAAGGAAAGCAAGGAGATGGAAGATAAGCTTTCTACAATGGTTCGAGATGAAGAATATAATGTTTTACAATAActtaaaagatttaaatttaaaatagttcTTTTTTACACAACGTCTAGAATTATTCATAACTCATAAATAGAAATacaatagaaattaaattaacaCTTAAACCGaaataaaatcccaaaaaaaTAGCTACTTCaacaaaaagaaataatttaaccaaaaatttgGATTCAGTTCACACAGCCATTCAAAGGACTTTCAAAGAAAATACGTTTTgcatattatattaacttaaataaaaacatatatcaTTCGTTGCTTTAGATTTTTCCTTCAATCTCCTATCTATTGTCGAGGACTCTCCCTTTGGAACTTTTTCcccatactttttttttttcactctgCAATCCACGAAAGACTTGGTTTTTTAACTTGGCTTACGCTGTGGTTGATTGGGTTATCAATGCtacaccctttttctttttttcctttttgatagatgaaaaatattaatatcaaaattttatacaaattccACCTGGGTTTTCGTTACCCATTTTAACGAGAGTAACAAAATGTCAATTTGGTGCGTATTTTGCAAAGTTTTTTTAATGtctaaaatgaaagtttataaaaataaaaaatggaaacgGAGGTCACGCATCCTCATGGAAGTTTAACTAGAAATAGCGATTGGGACAAAtggtttattatttaatatgcttTGCGTTGCTTCCAgttctgaatttaaaatttaaaatattaggttAATATATATtgttagtccttatactttaataaaatttgagatttgatcCTTAtactaaaaagaaattaaaattgtgttctcttatttttttcatttaaaaatctgagtttagccattaaatcataaacattttttcaaaatttgtgaaCTTAACATTTTTATTAAGCTGTCCTCATAATAAAAAGTAAACTtattaaatttacaaattttaatagcAATTACCAATAATGATAATGattagaataattattttaaataaaaaaaattaaatttttaacttttaaagtacatatatcaaatctcaaattctacacaaatatagagactaaaaaggcacttcaaactaaatattactatcattattaaGATAATACACACATCCATAAATGTTTTGCCTTGACTCACtttgataattattaattatttataataattttaatttgcaTTTAACATATAAAGAAAGCTCAATTGAGTTCTAACTCGATTGGCATGAGTATTATTATCAATGTAAAAAGATGTGAGTTCAAGCGTGTTAAAGtgcattatcatcttatttataaGTTGAGGAGGGACTATAGTTAGTTTTAGACATgtgtcaaaaaaatatataatcggAACTTTTTATaagattattaaaaataaaaacatataaagaaAGAATAGTTTATAAATatgttatttaaatattttagtgtttattataaattatagaattatatgttttatcttttaaaaagttaaatatattaaagtaaaataacgATTTTAAAAGGCTTATATTTAACGTCTAAACTATACTCACGTAAATCATTGTCTCATTTTGATACCTAAGGTCCTAAACtatcatttaattataatttttgttccaaaaaattaacaatgttaaaaatatatatataggtggTATGTTCAACCAATGAAAATGTACCATGTGACATAACTTACAAATGGTATTATGGTAATTGATGGTATGacattcattaaaaatattcaaaataaaaaataaaaaatcatacatttataaattatataaaaatatattagattcagaaaattcaaaatttttataatatataaattatataaactaaaaatgattaaaacattatataaaatattaaaatgcagaaaaatataaaagaataaatcagcattatttaatttataaaaaaatacattttttataatatatcaattttgtaaattaaaaaaataaaacattatataaaataaaaatctaaattatttaaaatacttaTTAAATCGGTTCACAATCGGTCTGATTAATCAACAATCATTTCATTAGTCAATGGCATGTTATCAATGGTATGAGAAAAAAATGTCTTACGGTATTTCTTCTGTGTTTTTAACTCCACAGGCgagattaaaatttttaacttcacAAGCggaattaagattttttttttcatatgttgtatttttttattcttttaaatacaatttaaagaTCTCAATCCATGGAATTAAAAATTTCTATAGGGTATGAAATACCAAATATGCtctatattcatcattcaaaaaaaaaaaagttctaaaTACCAAATGAAAAACACCAAATATGCACCATATTCATCACTCAATTAATGGAAAAATCAGTCAAGAATCTTCCGAGTCTCCACAATTGAGTGATTCAGGTTTTACCATTTGCTAGCAGTCACAGCATAGCTTCATTGCAGTTCGCATACATTACAAGTCTTTAGCATCATCCAAACTTAAATACCCAACAAACTTTTCCACTTTTAGAACCCATTTCCCTTCTAAAAACATGACAAACATCATCTCTTCTTCTTCAATTTCCCCACTCATCTGTTTCTTCGTCTTCTTCTTCTGGTTGGGCCATGGAGGAGCACTGGGAATACAACATAGTGCTCCTGCTATTAATGGTGCTCACAAGATTCGTTCTCAGTTCCTTCATCTTCTTCGTACCAGACGATCTCCTCAAGGTCAAAACCTTAACCCCACTCTGAATTTTACTACCATTTCAATGATTCAACTTACCATGTACTTAAaccacatttttctttttctttttttctttttttgtagaTTCTTAGTTCCTTTGACTGTGGAACCTTCAAAACCTGCGCGCCATCCTTTGTTTCAACAAGTTCCTACACCAACCTTCAGCGAGGTCTATTTCTgtcccttttttaatttttttttccagaaaTGGGTTTGTTTTGAGCAGTTTGGTGATACCAAATGTTTGATTTAGTGAGCTTTTATTAGCTAAATGTTTTGGTTGAAAGGTTTTCACCAGGCAATGGAATCTTGTCCAAAGGCTGATATTAAAAATCTTAAGCAACGACTTAGAGAGGAAAACTTCTATTTGCACACTGAGGTAATTGGGATTttcatgtatttatttttctattttagttgCTGAAATAATCTATTGGGTTAAACCGAAGCATTCAAGTAATCAGATTTATAAAATAAGCTAGTTTTAACATGTCAGAATTAGTAAACtacatattcaaaatttcaaaagcttGTTATATTAATGGTAATTCACATAATAAACATACCTGAAATGGCATGTGAAGAAAAGCTTAATTACTTTATGGCTATTGCTTATAGGCTGGAGAGCAAGGAAGGTTGCCAGTGTTAATCCTAAGCTTGAAAGACAGCAAACAGAAGAGAAGGCCCGCTGTTGTTTTTCTGCATAGTACCAATAAGAACAAAGAGTGGGTGCGGCCATTGCTTGAGGTAGCTATATATCTCTGCCCTTACTTATTAGTTGTTATTCACTATGATGAGTTCAATCATTTTTGTTCCCTTTTGTTTTCCTCTGTTTTGTTCCAGGCATATGCTTCAAGGGAATACATAAGCATCGCTATCGATTCTCGGTACCATGGTGAACGTGCACACAATCTCACTACCTATCGAGATGTGTCTATTCTATATCTGATCTTCCTCTAGTTTAAACTGTGTTAAAATGAGTTTCACTTCATTAGTTGACAAAGGAAACTTGTCATCATAGCGTGGATGACTTCTATTCTCATAGCAATCATGGTAAAAATGATGTTCGACAAAAGTTTTTTCTTTTAACGTAAGTCATTACATAATTGATTGCCTTTGAGGAGAGTAGTTTTCTCTCAGGTGTAGAACATTTGTACATGTATTCATGTGTGTAGCTGAATATGGTTTTGGTTAAGTAATAATTTGGACCAATCTAGGATATGATTTCTTtctatattttctttcaataaatgATCCTAATTACATACTGTTATTTGTAAGTACAGGCTCTAGTCTCATCATGGATTAAAGGAGATACAATGCCATTTTTATTTGATACAGTAATTCCTCCGTTTTCTTTGGTTGATTGCAAGTCATTGTTTCTGCCTTTTAGCTCCTATTGTTCGAAAAAAGTAAGAGACTTAAAGGTGGGGGAGATTTAGAACTTAATAGGGCTTATCATGGTTAAATTTCCAAAGTGTTCTGTTTCATCTAAAGTTTTCATTATCAGGTGTGGGATTTGATAAAACTAGCAGATTATTTAACTCAAAGAAAGGATATAGACCCTAAGAGAATTGGAATCACCGGTGAATCACTCGGAGGTTAGTTAAGTGTGATTTTTGAGATGATTGAGATATGGAATCCGTTCAGGGGCTGAGCTCAAATGGATCACCTACTTGTAAATATAAATGGAAATATACATGTATGCTTATGACATATAGCATGTAGAGTTTAAGTGAGCATCATGAACTGCAGGAATGCATGCTTGGTTTGCTGCCTTTGTTGACACTCGCTATGCAGTTGCTGCTCCAATAATTGGTGTtcaggtaaattttttttttaattcttgaaagcataaaatatcaaaagaaaaaaaaaaacaaaagcagaGGTTTTATGTTTTATGTGTAGGGATTTAGGTGGGCTATAGACAATGATAAATGGCAGGCTCGTGTTGACAGTATAAAGGCTGTTTTTGAAGGTAATGTTCATACAAGTTACGATAGGTTTGCTTCTAATTCATTGTAACATAGTTGATTACAAGATTGCATTgttattttggttgtgattatattTGGTCACGTTAAATAGTGAGCTCCTCGGATTATGAGTGGCATGACCTATCAATTTCAATAGGGAACTGCGTCAGCACTTGTGTCATTGATTCTCTTTAATAATTTTGTTGTTTTCAGAGGCAAGGATTGATCTAGGTAAGTGTGCAATTGATAAAGAAGTTGTTAAGAAGGTGAGTTAATAAATTCATTATATTTGATAGTTTTAACCCTGATTTAAGTTGCTTGTTTTATGCTATCATCTGACATTGGATTACATCTATTGTTCTTCTGAATAGGTCTGGGA comes from the Gossypium hirsutum isolate 1008001.06 chromosome A06, Gossypium_hirsutum_v2.1, whole genome shotgun sequence genome and includes:
- the LOC121203325 gene encoding uncharacterized protein, which encodes MTNIISSSSISPLICFFVFFFWLGHGGALGIQHSAPAINGAHKIRSQFLHLLRTRRSPQVPLTVEPSKPARHPLFQQVPTPTFSEAMESCPKADIKNLKQRLREENFYLHTEAGEQGRLPVLILSLKDSKQKRRPAVVFLHSTNKNKEWVRPLLEAYASREYISIAIDSRYHGERAHNLTTYRDVSILYLIFL
- the LOC107962883 gene encoding putative hydrolase YtaP isoform X1, which encodes MTSILIAIMALVSSWIKGDTMPFLFDTVIPPFSLVDCKSLFLPFSSYCSKKVRDLKVWDLIKLADYLTQRKDIDPKRIGITGESLGGMHAWFAAFVDTRYAVAAPIIGVQGFRWAIDNDKWQARVDSIKAVFEEARIDLGKCAIDKEVVKKVWDRIAPGLASIFDSPYSIPAIAPRPLLLLNGADDPRCPLDGIKTPTKRARKAYAKAHSSNNVKLIVQPGIGHEMTSLMVKEASDWMDRFLKQ
- the LOC107962883 gene encoding putative hydrolase YtaP isoform X2, translating into MTSILIAIMALVSSWIKGDTMPFLFDTVWDLIKLADYLTQRKDIDPKRIGITGESLGGMHAWFAAFVDTRYAVAAPIIGVQGFRWAIDNDKWQARVDSIKAVFEEARIDLGKCAIDKEVVKKVWDRIAPGLASIFDSPYSIPAIAPRPLLLLNGADDPRCPLDGIKTPTKRARKAYAKAHSSNNVKLIVQPGIGHEMTSLMVKEASDWMDRFLKQ